CAATCCAACAAAATACAGTCGAAATGCATGTCCAGCTAACAGTCCAACGATGGATCCAGAATATTTTTCCCAAGCTAATTCATGGAAATTCTCTGTGATAGAACAAATTAGTCATGCCAAGTCGATTAGGTAGTTCAGCCCGTTGAAGATCCCATCAAATAGAGCCTAGTGCACACTAATCTCCATCTCTCATCACCTTCACGAGCTAACCATGTTGAACTGGAACCTAGACAGCTGCTGCGGAATGGTGGAAATGACTGGCCCATATCGCTGCATCCACACAAAGAAATTTCAGCAACAGTAGCAAAGTAATTGAAGAATAAGCACAACATAAGACACAAAAAAAACTGCATCAGAAGAATAAGCAAACTCTGTGCAGAAGTGATGGCCTACAAAGGAAAGGCTATACATACAAAATTGTTCTTACAAAAGCTAATGTGGCACATTATGATTGAACCTAGATTTTGTGTAACACCAATCTATTTTTATCAAACTTGGAAATTCTGTTTGTAAGATGTCCTAATCATGTTGCCTCGTTAAAGATAAGTGATTATGTGACAACTAAGGCCCTGTCAATGACACCAAACAAGACGAAGATCAGGGAAGTAATCTAAATACAAGAGATGGATCCTTTCTTTTAGAAACCAACTTAATATAGGGATCCTTCCCTTCTGTGTAAGTATGATTTTAAGTggaaatagaaaaaagaaagaatgaaGCAAAATCAAATTGATAATATGGAAATGCTTCCTAATGAAACAGAAAGAAACTATAACCACTGGTACATAGTTCATAACGCCTCACAGATGGGAAAAATATTCTCAAACTTCAAGAATTCTAATTGTACTATAGGATGAGTTAGATTACCTGAACGTTGTCATAGAGTTCAAACAGTGGAACAGCAAGCAGCTTCAGGTTCCTCGGAACAGCAAAATACTCTCTTTCAGATAGGTGAACAATGAAAAGCTTCTTGCACTCCTGTTCACCACAATGCACATTTAGATTTTCTGATTTCACTAAGTTATAAGGGCCTGATTGGCAgcgctccagctccacctctcatGGAGCTGGGGCCCAACCAAAcggtttcagctccacctaaaaagGGAGTGGAGCGGGCTGGAGTAATCTGAAAAAATATACTAGATGGGTGGAGCTAGGTTCGGGCcactccacagctccactcctGGAGTTATTTTAGGAGTTGGAGCcctgccaaacaggccctaagaaaAAAAGCCTTTTGAAGCAAGAATGTACCTTGGGCTTGGTTATATGTGGAGGGCAGTAAGGATACATCACAGTCTCAAAGTTTGGCCTCCACCATACAGCAACACACTCTCCAACCTGGAAACAATGTTTACACCTTTATCAGATTGGATATAATTTAAACTACACAAGATCCATCTTTAAAGGCATTCAATAAAACCATTATCAACATGATTGAATACAAAACACGATAAGGAAATAACTATAAAGAGTGGCAAGCATGAATAAGTTAAAAGTTCATTCTGAATCTGCACGTTTTATATCTAGTGAAAAATCATCAGCAACAATTCTCCAAAAAATTCCAGGTCCAGCAAACCATACCATAACCTACACATGTACTTGAATGGCACATAAAAACAAAGGGCATACATAAAGAAAACTAGCCCTGTGACTAAGAGGTATACAAGACAATGAGCTGACCATTGAAGCTTCAGATTACAACTTTGTGCACATAATCACCTATGCCACAATATGACACACATAAACTCAGTAACATTCTAATATGTGTGCCTGAAATAAGAAATGAGTAACAAATAATACAGATATTGCAAATCAATAGGTAAAGGATTGCCGAAACAACAGTTgagttttctctttcttctagATCAATATTAAGGCAACCGATACAAATCAGAAATAGCTATGAAATTTAGGACGCCATGTGGATAACCTTCATTAATACCGGATTAACTATGAATCACATGCAAAATGTCACCAGATATAACTTAAATTCAAAGGAGTTGCATCTAAATTTCTCTTGAGCTCATTACCTGCCAGTTAGGTGGAAAGGAAGGCGAGTTCACTGCAAGCTTACTGCATAACTTTCTTTTCAGACCCTCAATTTCTGCAAATTCCAGTAGCAGAACCAACAGCTAAATACATTATATTACAATTTATGAAGAAACTGACAGGGTTTAAAAAAGAGCTATACATAACACACCATTTTCTCCAGGCTTCAAACGTCCACCAGGAAGCTTGCAAAATGTATTACCAATTTGCAACAGCAGTATGTGGGGATGGTTGTGTTCTTGCACCTATTTAGGACAATGCAAGCAAAGATTTCAGTTTGTTTGACACACTGCAGTTTATATGGACTAGTAGTAATAACTACACAAAATTTGACAACTGTTGGATATTTCAAACACAAAATTGTGTACATAAATAATGTGAAGAAAGTATAAACACACCAATAGGATTGCTTCAACACTGGTCCGCATTCCTTCTTTCATGTAGCTGTCATTACAGAAGCAACTTGTAATTAACTTGCATTATTGGACAGATAATCTTAGAAAGGAATATACTGAGGAAGGAGCCTAGCTGTTCATAAGTTACATCGGAAACAAAGTAGATATATGTAATTAACACAACAATGCATCGCAATCAACtgaagaaacagaaaaaaaattccagTGTCATACTATTTTGGCTTGACATTCCGGGTATTCTTCTGACAAACGTAAATTATCTTGTAAAACTATTCATGACATAGTGCTTGGCAGCTAGATCAACAGCGTGAGAGGAAAAATACATGAGCAAATAAATAGATGGTCGTGGCATTTTAGCTATAATTCAAGTCAACACCCAACGAATCACCCACCATTATAAGCCATGTAACTAAAACAATTTCCCATATCAACATACGGATCAAAATAAGTGCCCACGATGACCATCTGAACACTAGGGTGGCATAAACAGTCAGAACACAAGTGTTTAGTCTTAAATCCCAGTTAAAATGTAACGGCTTAAGCAAGCATAGTTCACAAAAAAAATGCCTAATACACTCCTGTTTCAGTACTATCTAATTTAAGCAGACCTTGGACCTGTTCAAACCGAAGGGGGGAAAAAAGCGGGCATGATCTGAGCTCTAGGGTTTAGGGTTCCGGGGAGAAGAAGAAACCTAGCGTCAGATCAGGGAGGGGTTTGGGGGCGGGGACACTTACTTGACCTTCATGCGGGcgaggcggtcggcgacggAGGTGTCCTTCTCCATCTTGGGCTCCTTGGTGCCGAACGTGTAGTTGGCGAGCGGGTACACGTTCACCACCGGCGACGAAGAGCTCACCATCTTCCCCTCACCCTCTCCTCGCGCTCCCTGCCCCCACCTCGGGCGagctctcctccctccctcttgtCGCGCTCTGCCCGCGGCGgtcgccggaggagggaggcggcggggtggcggcggcggagaggagagagagagagagagagagagagagagagagagggtggctGGTGCTTGGGCCCTTGGGTCGTCGGCCCGGTTAGGTGAGGGGGCGTGGCGTTGAGAAGCGTCTCGACCAGGCTCGGCTCGCGTTTGGGTTTTGGTTCGGTCGCTTTTGCCTGCGTTTATAGCGTAGCCTGTGTGTTGGGTATTTGGGTGGTGAGACGCGGGGTGCGGCTGATCGTAGCCGTCCGATCGGGTCCATCTCGAAGGTAAAGGTGTCGCTGAGGTATAAATACAAAGTCCATTGCCTCACCGGCACGCTCTCAAGtacttcgttttttttttcgttttttttccaCACATACACGGATACACCTATACTGTATCCAAATACAACACTGCCTACTCCAACCATACCCACTTCGACGTTATCAAGGTATAATACTACGTGTATATATAACATATGTGGCTTATGTGCTCGGTTGATCCATGAAAATCATTGGCATCCGCGCGATTAACAGAGACGACAATTTTGCAGCACCCGCGACTCTGCTAGCCAATGGACAATGATTGTACCTGCCGCAGCTTCAGGTATGTATGTACTATAATTATATGCTCATctcatcttttttttcaaaaaaacatgtatggtatcatcttttcgcttatacttatcagtcaAAAATTGAATTAAcaactttaaatttgaagttaaatttagaggtttttttatcgaagtttattttttatccttTAATaattttagatcgctaagaacatgtatataaaaattttgttcacaatttttttttacaaatatgtcGTTTCTCTTGTTCGTTGAATAAGTGCACCGATGGGGGCCGGCACAAATCATATAACGTGTATTAATTCAAGGCATATATATGTTCAAGGTACGTAATGGCCAGTTCCTCGTGTTGCACACTTTTTTTAGGTTTGAAAGATACTAATAATAAATAACAATAGTATAGTAGAATTTTTCTTTTGGACTTGAAAAATATTCCTTCTGTTTTATATCATAagccatttgattttttttaaccagTCAAATATCTCTAAGTTTGATCAagattatagaaaaaatattatagtattttcaacccaaaacaaacatattgttaaaatatattcaatgttagattaaatggaactaatttgatattttagatgttactgtttttttataaacttggtcaaacttaacaaagtttgattagggaaaaaaaagtcaaccgccttataatataaaacggatagATTACTATATATGCAGAATATGATTGCAATTGTCACTCCACAAAACAAATTTTGATGTACTTGAAAGCAAACAAAATGAATACCCCGCTACGTTGCTGCGGAAAATTAAGTTGCATAATATGTAcaaaataattgagattgcatAATATGTACAAAATAGTTACATGTACCTTGgattactattttttattagaatatatcGATAACTTACAGCACATTGTTGTATTGTAAAAGTACTTGTAACGAAAATTATACCCATGTAATTTTTACTTTTATAAACATAATCTTTTGAGAGCTATTTGGTGGTTAAagttttgaaaaattaaatCTGGAGTGGTTGTCATTTTCTTGTATATGAAGATGCAAATGTCTTTTTAAATGGAGTGATGGATGCAACTAGAgtctctttccttttcttagagattttttttaatcttttaggAAAGGACGAAGGAAGACTGGTTTCAAGGTTGGGAAAAAGAATTTTCGGTTATGTCTCCGAGATGAGCGTGGTACCTGGATTTGCAGTGAAGGTTATACTATGGCTAAAACGACGTCATTAGACCGTGAAGTATCCTTGTTAGTGCAAAAAAGAATAGCGGTGGTTTACCATAATATGCTTAAGGGATTAGCCATGCTTACATGGACGGTCTATAAGAAACATAGACGCA
This window of the Oryza sativa Japonica Group chromosome 4, ASM3414082v1 genome carries:
- the LOC4337444 gene encoding pre-mRNA cleavage factor Im 25 kDa subunit 2; this translates as MVSSSSPVVNVYPLANYTFGTKEPKMEKDTSVADRLARMKVNYMKEGMRTSVEAILLVQEHNHPHILLLQIGNTFCKLPGGRLKPGENEIEGLKRKLCSKLAVNSPSFPPNWQVGECVAVWWRPNFETVMYPYCPPHITKPKECKKLFIVHLSEREYFAVPRNLKLLAVPLFELYDNVQRYGPVISTIPQQLSRFQFNMVSS